A stretch of Telopea speciosissima isolate NSW1024214 ecotype Mountain lineage chromosome 11, Tspe_v1, whole genome shotgun sequence DNA encodes these proteins:
- the LOC122644810 gene encoding potassium transporter 5-like, which produces MDNEGVMDKIEDENEQQEHPQERKLVHFDSFDKENGRVSARYLNLNLAKFQAVDWGTILKLAFQSIGVVYGDIGTSPLYVYPGIFPNGIAHNDDILGVLSLIIYSLTLITLIKYVFIVLSANDNGDGGTFALYSLICRYAKVGFTPNQQAEDQYVSNYHLQLPNRKFRWASAVKSSLESSRFAKYFLLFMTMLGTSMVLGDGILTPSISVLSAVAGIREVDSSLTNNTIMWISVVILILLFQFQRFGTDKVGFTFAPILTIWFLFIAVIGVYNFIAYDTSVIKALNPVYIVKYFQTNKKNAWISLGGVVLCLTGSEALFADLGHFNLRSIQISTCTVVFPSIILAYVGQAAYLRKHPLDAYDAFYKSVPKPVYWPMLVVAVLAAIIASQSLISASFSIVQQSLALGCFPRVNVVHTSSKYEGQVYVPEINNLLMIACVAVTLGFKTTLQIGNAFGIAVVFVMALTSAYLILVMIMIWKTNFALIILYVATIALVELIYLSSVLYKFDQGGYLPLAFAAFLMSVMFVWNYVYRKKYTFELENKVSVERLKEIASNQQIQRVPGVALFYSDLVQGISPIFTHYSLNVGALHTVLVFISIKSLPISKVPDEERFLFRRVDPHRLRIFQCTVRYGYKDVAKEQEFFEDTLMNRLKDFIREEFLKVRSFENERVRETIDEINGEVSRIDGDEAEIEVQLVENECKKGGITYIVGEIEVVASKVSSLGPKLIIDYAYNGLRRCLTQQDEVFAIPHKRLLKVRMTYEL; this is translated from the exons ATGGACAATGAGGGAGTGATGGATAAAATTGAAGATGAAAATGAACAGCAAGAGCACCCACAAGAGAGGAAGCTTGtgcattttgattcttttgacaAGGAGAATGGGAGAGTCTCAGCACGGTATCTTAACC TCAACTTGGCTAAATTTCAGGCTGTGGATTGGGGAACCATCTTGAAACTTGCATTCCAAAGTATCGGAGTCGTTTATGGCGACATTGGTACCTCACCACTATATGTGTATCCTGGAATTTTTCCCAATGGCATTGCTCATAATGATGATATCTTGGGGGTATTGTCTCTGATCATTTACTCCCTTACCTTGATCACTTTGATCAAGTATGTCTTCATTGTTTTATCAGCCAATGACAATGGTGATG GAGGTACATTTGCTCTATATTCTCTTATATGTCGCTATGCCAAGGTGGGATTCACACCAAACCAACAGGCTGAAGATCAATATGTATCCAATTACCATCTTCAATTACCAAACCGCAAATTTCGTTGGGCATCTGCTGTCAAGTCCTCTCTTGAAAGTAGCAGATTTGCGAAGTATTTTCTCTTGTTTATGACTATGCTTGGAACATCCATGGTTCTAGGGGATGGGATACTTACTCCAAGTATTTCAG tATTATCTGCAGTAGCAGGAATTAGGGAAGTTGATAGTTCTCTGACTAACAACACAATCATGTGGATATCTGTGGTGATCCTAATCCTTTTGTTCCAATTTCAGAGGTTTGGAACAGATAAAGTTGGGTTTACCTTTGCACCAATTCTTACAATCTGGTTCCTCTTTATTGCTGTTATTGGTGTATATAACTTCATTGCATATGATACAAGTGTAATCAAGGCACTTAACCCTGTATACATTGTGAAATATTttcaaacaaataagaaaaatgcCTGGATTTCACTTGGGGGTGTCGTCCTGTGCTTGACAG GATCAGAAGCATTGTTTGCGGATCTTGGCCACTTCAATCTTCGCTCAATCCAAATCAGCACATGTACTGTTGTTTTTCCCTCCATTATCTTGGCCTATGTAGGCCAAGCTGCATATCTCAGGAAACACCCTCTTGATGCATATGATGCTTTCTACAAATCAGTTCCAA AACCTGTTTACTGGCCAATGTTGGTGGTGGCAGTGTTGGCAGCTATTATTGCTAGCCAGTCTTTGATCTCAGCTTCCTTCTCCATAGTACAACAGTCTCTCGCACTTGGGTGCTTCCCACGAGTGAATGTTGTCCATACTTCTTCTAAATATGAAGGCCAAGTATATGTGCCAGAGATTAACAACTTACTCATGATAGCTTGTGTCGCTGTCACACTAGGATTTAAGACGACATTGCAGATTGGGAATGCTTTTG GGATTGCGGTGGTGTTTGTTATGGCACTCACATCTGCATATCTTATCCTTGTCATGATTATGATATGGAAGACAAATTTTGCATTAATTATCCTCTATGTTGCAACCATCGCCCTTGTGGAGTTAATCTACTTGAGCTCAGTCCTATACAAATTCGATCAAGGGGGGTACCTTCCATTAGCCTTCGCCGCATTCCTCATGTCTGTCATGTTTGTTTGGAACTATGTATATCGAAAGAAGTACACGTTTGAGTTAGAAAACAAAGTTTCAGTGGAAAGACTCAAGGAGATTGCCAGCAACCAGCAAATTCAACGAGTTCCAGGTGTAGCTCTCTTCTACTCAGACCTTGTCCAAGGCATTTCCCCAATTTTCACCCATTATAGTCTCAATGTGGGAGCACTGCACACAGTGCTTGTGTTTATCTCAATCAAGTCATTACCTATAAGTAAGGTCCCAGATGAGGAGCGTTTCTTGTTCCGAAGAGTTGACCCTCATCGATTGCGTATCTTTCAATGCACAGTGAGATATGGATACAAGGATGTGGCAAAGGAACAGGAATTTTTTGAAGATACATTGATGAATAGGTTGAAGGACTTTATTAGGGAGGAATTTCTCAAGGTAAGATCATTCGAGAATGAGAGAGTTAGGGAGACTATTGACGAAATTAACGGGGAGGTATCAAGAATCGATGGCGATGAAGCAGAAATAGAGGTACAATTGGTGGAAAATGAATGCAAGAAGGGCGGCATAACATATATTGTTGGTGAGATTGAGGTGGTGGCTTCCAAGGTATCTAGTTTAGGGCCGAAGCTGATTATAGACTATGCTTACAATGGATTGAGAAGGTGCCTAACGCAACAAGATGAAGTCTTTGCTATTCCTCACAAGCGTTTGTTGAAGGTGAGAATGACTTATGAGCTGTAG
- the LOC122644811 gene encoding uncharacterized protein LOC122644811 produces the protein MASVLDSIAPVITLEMNTVLCSIPTLEEMRVALFSMSPLKSPGIDGFPPAFFQRYWDIIKDDLYGFVTTYFETGVMSPCLNETLDILDVIVSPYQSAFIPNRAISDNVYIAHELFHYIHKRKKGRKKFIALKLDMKKAYDRLEWPFIEHMLLRLGFQPHWVENDGIIKGFSVRNRAPAITH, from the exons ATGGCTTCTGTACTTGATTCTATTGCTCCTGTTATCACACTAGAGATGAATACTGTTTTGTGTTCTATACCTACTTTAGAGGAGATGCGTGTAGCATTATTTTCTATGAGTCCATTGAAATCACCAGGTATTGATGGCTTTCCACCTGCTTTTTTTCAACGCTATTGGGACATCATTAAGGATGATTTATATGGTTTTGTTACCACTTATTTTGAGACTGGTGTTATGTCTCCTTGTCTTAATGAGACTTTG gatattctggaTGTTATTGTCTCACCATATCAATCTGCTTTTATACCCAATAGAGCGATCTCTGACAATGTTTATATTGCTCATGAACTTTTTCATTATATtcacaaaaggaaaaagggaaggaagaagttTATTGCTTTAAAGCTTGATATGAAGAAGGCATATGATCGGCTGGAGTGGCCTTTTATTGAGCATATGCTTCTTCGATTGGGCTTTCAGCCACATTGG GTAGAGAATGATGGTATTATTAAGGGATTCAGTGTACGGAATCGAGCTCCTGCTATTACACATTAG